The Syntrophaceae bacterium genomic sequence CGGACCTGGTGATGGGACGGCTGATGCCGCGGGCGAAAAAGAGAACGCCGACCACGGTCAGGGCCAGGAATGCCACGGCGATGATCAGGATGAAGTTCCGGATCATGTGGGCAGGAGCGAGAAATTCATCCTGATTCTGGGTGAAGCCGACGGCCCAGCCGGTGAGCTCGACGGGGGCGAAGCCGGCGATCTTGGGGACGCCCTGGAACACATAACGTTCCGATCCGCTTTCATGCGCCAGCATTCGCTTCATAATGCTTTCCATCCCCGCCTGTTTGTTCAGCTCCAGCTCCAGGATGAATTCCTTCTTCGGGTGAGCGACGACGAGCCCCTTTTTGTCGACCACGAAGGGATAGCCCGTTTTGCCGACCTTGACGGCGACGATCTTCTCAATGAGGAAGTCGATCTTCAACACGGTTGCGACCATTCCCCGGAACTCGCCGTTGCTTCCCAGGATGGGAGCGGCGACGACCGCGACGGGAGCGCCCGACTTCTTGGACTTGATGACGGTTCCGACATTCACCTTCCCGGCCTTCGCCGTGGTGAAGTAATCCCGGTCGCTGACGTTGAGGCCTACGTAACCGCCCCCGATTCCGTCCGCGCGTCCGACACCGGAGGCGTCGCTGACGAAAATACCTTCATAGTCGTTGCCGATCCTTTTCATCATCGTTGTCAGGCGCTGAGTCGCACCATCCGTCTTGCCGGAGGAAGCCTCTACAATGGCCGGATCCGCTGCGAGGCCCGCGATGAGTTTCATTTCCTCCGCGAGGGCCATGCCAATGAGGCCGCTCACGTTTTTTGCGACGATCTCGGCCTGGTTTTCGGCGATGTCGGACAGTGCCTCAGACGATTTCCAGGCACTGAAGATGCCGACGACGAGCAGCGGAATCAAAACGATCAGGATTCCACCGGTCATCAACTTCACATTCAGGGACATTTTCTTCATGGTTCCTTCTCCTCCTTACGACGTCTGGACCTTTGCAGGTTCGTTATGGGAATTATGTGTTCGGGCTGTTCAAAGCAATTTTGAGGCCATTTTTATCCCCTTTCTTTCGGTACGGCTGCCGGATGCCGCTCCATCCTCAGAATCGTGAGCAGCCTGCTGCGGCAGATGCCGATTCTGAAATGCGGAGCCGCAGGCTCTGCAGCCATGCCTGATAAATTTATGGATCGATCGAAAGACGATACTCGGGAGCGAGCGCCGGGGCGGGTGAAAAGATAATGATTACGGTCTTACAAAATGCTTGACAATTCCTGTCATGAAATTGACAATCCGTCAAACCCTTGGAGTCGGAGGAAGAAACCCCATGGCGAAACGCTGCCGGATCCTGATTGCCGAAGACGATGACATGAGCCGCCAGAATCTGAAGGAACTTCTGGAGGAGAGCGGTTATGAAACCGTCGCCTTCCCGGACGGCAAGGAGGCCATGGACGCCTACGTTACGGACCGATTCGACCTGATCCTGACGGATCTGCGGATGCCCCATGTCGACGGCCTGGAGCTTCTTTCCTTTGTAAAGGAAATCAACCCGGATGCGCTGGTCATCCTGATCACCGGCTACGGAACGGTGAACACGGCGGTGGACGCCATGAAAATGGGCGCCTTCGACTACATCACCAAGCCCATCCGGGAAGACCGCCTCAAGATCTCCGTCAACCGGGCGCTGTCTTTTCATAAATTAAAGGAAGAGAACGTGGTGCTGCGGGATCACCTGAAGGAGCGGTTCGATCTGGGCAAGCTGATCGGATACAGCGAGACCATGAAAAAGGTCTTCGAGAAGATCCAGAAGGTGTCTACAACGGACAGCACCATCCTTATTCATGGAGAAAGCGGAACGGGGAAGGAGCTGGCCGCCCGGGCGATCCATTTCAACAGCGACCGCAAGGAGGCGCCGCTGGTACCCGTCAATTGCGGAGCCATTCCCGAGGACCTCCTGGAGAGTGAATTGTTCGGTCATGAGAAGGGGGCCTTCACGGGAGCCATCCGGACGCGCATCGGGCGGTTTGAACTGGCCCAGGGAGGCACGATCTTCCTGGATGAAATCGGCGACATGAGCCAGGCGTTGCAGGTCAAGGTGCTCCGGGTGATCCAGGAAAGGCAGTACGAGCGAATCGGCGGCGTCAGGACATTCAACGCGGACGTGCGGATCATCGCCGCCACGAATCAGGACCTGGAAAAGGCCGTTGCTGAAAAGCGTTTCCGGGAAGACCTCTTTTACCGCATCAACGTGATTCCGATCTACCTGCCTCCTCTCCGGGAGCGCGGCCTGGACGTGGCCATCCTGGCGAACTCCTTTCTCAAGAAGTTCAGCAAGCAGAACAAGAAGACGGTAACCCGGTTTTCTTCCGAAGCGATTCAGGCCCTCCTCGACTACCCTTGGCCGGGAAATGTCCGGGAGCTGGAAAACCTGGTCGAAATGCTCGTGGTCATGAAGGATTCCGGGGATATCCTGGTGGATGATCTCCCGGAGAAGATCGCCGCCCGCAGAGGTCGAATCGAGCAGGTCTACTCCGTCGACTTTCCGGACGAGGGCGTCAATTTTAACGACATGGTGATCCAGTTCGAGAAGGATCTTCTTCTGAAAGCCCTCGAAAAATCGGGGGGAGTCAAAAATCGGGCAGCCAAGCTCCTGAATCTCAACCGGACGACGCTTGTCGAGAAACTGAAACGATTATAAGCTGTTCCCTCTCATAGTCCGGAAACGGACACCCACCTGCCACCAGGCGCCGGGACCCTGTTGAAGATGGTCTCGATCTTGCATTCACGCATCCTGAAATGATTCCTCGCTCAGGATGACAAAGTGGATATCGTCGTTGGCATTTCCGATGTAAAATGCAGCAACAAGAATGGGGACGTCCTCGTGACCTATGCGTTGGGCTCCTGCATCGCCGTGGCCGTGCATGATCCCGTGGCCGGCGTCGGGGGGCTGCTTCATTTCATG encodes the following:
- a CDS encoding cache domain-containing protein, which produces MKKMSLNVKLMTGGILIVLIPLLVVGIFSAWKSSEALSDIAENQAEIVAKNVSGLIGMALAEEMKLIAGLAADPAIVEASSGKTDGATQRLTTMMKRIGNDYEGIFVSDASGVGRADGIGGGYVGLNVSDRDYFTTAKAGKVNVGTVIKSKKSGAPVAVVAAPILGSNGEFRGMVATVLKIDFLIEKIVAVKVGKTGYPFVVDKKGLVVAHPKKEFILELELNKQAGMESIMKRMLAHESGSERYVFQGVPKIAGFAPVELTGWAVGFTQNQDEFLAPAHMIRNFILIIAVAFLALTVVGVLFFARGISRPITRS
- a CDS encoding sigma-54-dependent Fis family transcriptional regulator, encoding MAKRCRILIAEDDDMSRQNLKELLEESGYETVAFPDGKEAMDAYVTDRFDLILTDLRMPHVDGLELLSFVKEINPDALVILITGYGTVNTAVDAMKMGAFDYITKPIREDRLKISVNRALSFHKLKEENVVLRDHLKERFDLGKLIGYSETMKKVFEKIQKVSTTDSTILIHGESGTGKELAARAIHFNSDRKEAPLVPVNCGAIPEDLLESELFGHEKGAFTGAIRTRIGRFELAQGGTIFLDEIGDMSQALQVKVLRVIQERQYERIGGVRTFNADVRIIAATNQDLEKAVAEKRFREDLFYRINVIPIYLPPLRERGLDVAILANSFLKKFSKQNKKTVTRFSSEAIQALLDYPWPGNVRELENLVEMLVVMKDSGDILVDDLPEKIAARRGRIEQVYSVDFPDEGVNFNDMVIQFEKDLLLKALEKSGGVKNRAAKLLNLNRTTLVEKLKRL